The DNA sequence TATCTATAAATTCAGAAAATGTATAAAACTCCGCCCCCCCCTCCAGCATCTTATCCAGGTATGCCTTAAACCTATCAGCCATCTTGTTTCCACTATTATTTACAATATACCATGGCATCCCGTATTTCTCATCGGATAAATCCATAAACTCCCATGGGTGAAAATAAATATTTATATACTTATCATTCCTAAGTGTAACTTTCGTCAACCACATATATAGCCTAAATGGCATATTGCGGAACGACAACCAGAAAAGCGGTATCCTGCAAAAAGGAGTCACTGAAGCAGGTATCTGGACCACATCATTTTCGACAAAGTACGTTCTCGGTTTTCTGTAATAATTATATCTACCGGGTAAGTAGGTAGGATTGATAGAGCTATTATAGCTGTAGCCGGCCAAATGTACATCCAAGGATTCTATGTAACGCATTCTTGCCATCCTAAAACCTTTCACCGGCATGCCTGTCATGACTTCTAAAGCCTCTTTTGATATCCGCAGGTCTTCCTTCTTAAATGCAGAATGACTGTATCCGTGAGATGCTACCTCATGCCCTTCCCGTACAATCCGTCCTATAATATCTGATGCATTCTGTGCAAATGCAACTGTACAAAAAAATGTAGCCTTAATCTTATATTCATTTAAGATGTCCAGTATGATGCTTGTCCCATTTTTCGAAACAAG is a window from the Sphingobacteriales bacterium genome containing:
- a CDS encoding polysaccharide deacetylase family protein yields the protein MILLNFDIEEFDVPMEFGKEISFEEQVLVSKNGTSIILDILNEYKIKATFFCTVAFAQNASDIIGRIVREGHEVASHGYSHSAFKKEDLRISKEALEVMTGMPVKGFRMARMRYIESLDVHLAGYSYNSSINPTYLPGRYNYYRKPRTYFVENDVVQIPASVTPFCRIPLFWLSFRNMPFRLYMWLTKVTLRNDKYINIYFHPWEFMDLSDEKYGMPWYIVNNSGNKMADRFKAYLDKMLEGGAEFYTFSEFIDSYTFEKHLSAGDKLNN